ATTGCAAGTTCAAACTTGTTCTAGCATAATTGTATAATACAGTTCATGGAAATGTACCCAACACTAACTTTAGACATGTTGCATCACATGTTAGATTAAAATTTCCATCCAGTAATGGAACTAGCTAGCTTAACAAACAAAATTCCTGAACTCCCAAAAACATCAGCTTGCCGATGACTCAGTTAGACTGAGGTGAGGTGATATGGAAAATGGTCCACACATTTAGTCAATAACATTTAACAGTGGTGTAAactgcaaacatttaaatgatacctcacaaaataacaacagcccccacaaacaaaatgttaacTAGGTTagcaatgatgatgatttcatttgaatgcatgaataaatctaaaagtacaaatatttatCTATGTCTGTATAATTATGACAAGATCATACAGATTAACAAAACGATGTGTAATTAGTGGGCGTTATATTACAGCTTGTGTAGTACAGTAGGTGTCCCGTTTTACAGTTTTATAGTTATAATGAGTGCAAGCAGGCCGAGTAAATAACTAGTTTGAAACTAGTTAGTTGTTACCGAGAACTTAGGGAGGATCCTATACATGACTAAGGCCTCAAGATgaacttgaaaacaaacaacaacccaATCTTTAACTGCAAAactttttcatttgtctctgCTACAGCAGTATATTTTAACTCAGACTTTCcacatatttttgttacttCCATAGAAAATTTTATTCTGTTCCCTGTTTTCTCATTCAGAGGAATGAATCTAGGTCCCCATCGTCCTGTATGAGTCACCGTGTTATCTCAGAACAACTAGATCTGTCTTGGGAACATGACGACTTCCAGTCATCCATCCAAGAGGCTGTGTCAATGGCTCTTCAGAGATAACACATTTttgtaaaatcaaaaacaactaAATGGTAAAAAACCCAACGAGTTCAGCCAAGTTGGTTCATGAATCTGTTTTATTCActaaagaaggagaagaaaacttttccccttcttcttaTGACTGGCTTCCTTCTTGTGCAGACAGGTAATCTTTTAATACTTAGGCCACAACCTCACATAAACATGTTCATCAACTGCAAAGGTTGATGTAATTAAAGGACTTGGATGAACTTTCTTGGATCATGACATCTTAACTTAGTTATTTCCTAACTTTTTCTACGTTGAAGAGCAGAACACACATGCTTTTCAGATTTCTTTCAAGTTAAGCTCAACTGCACCCAACCCACTTattcaaagacaaacactgtGAATACTATCAACTGCCACGCCTGTGTGCCTTTAACATAGCTGTCTGTTTGAATTACAATGGCCGGGATATTACCCTGCAGGCAAACACCCCCATTGGCTGAATTGGCTGACGGCTGTATCCATGTTGCCATGACAAACGTCTACACATTGTGCAGCTTTCTACTGCTTAGACCTGGTATTCttaaatgtgttgtgatgaCAGCAAAATGTGGGCCataaacaaactgcatcatCAGCAAACCAGTATTTACTTCAAAAAATATAGTATAAGCTTGTGATAGAAATTTTATGTATAAAGGCAAAAGAAAGAATGACTTGGAAGTAGCAGGGGTGTCATTTTAGATCTGTTTTTGTGAAGTTTTCGTCACTGTCATGAATTTAAATTGGTTTCTTTATAACTGAATGACTCTCATGTGTCTTTGCAGGACTTCAACATGCACTCGCAACGGCGTGGTAGCTGGCGTGCAGAGCAAATACTTTGAATCCGTCCTTGACCGGGAATGGCAGttctactgctgctactacaaACGCCGCTGTCCCTACTCCTGCATGTACGTTGCCGcaaaaacatgttcaaattTTGGCATTTATGGGAAATGTTAAAGAGTTAAATAAGATTGCTTTCATATCTGTCTATTAAGTATAATTCTAAAGTcaataaatgatttgtttaGCTTAGGACAAAGATTCAAAGCAGGGGAATAACCCTGtctaaagttttaaaaaactgctcattaacacctctaaagctcaataaCTAACACAAGTCTGTACACAAATATAAGTATCACAATCAAAACCTCCTGGTTTTACCAtggttatgtgccagactatcTAGCTAGGTTGCTAGACCAGAAAGTCACTGCttccagccaagaaatagtcccacGCATAACCAcccttcaaaacaaaaacacatattctTGACTTAAACAgttataatatagatataacaTGGTAATTAGTGagatttagaggtgctggtaggcagattttttcttgacatttggacagagccaggctcgAGGTTTGTTAAGTTAActgtctcctggctgtagctgtATTTAGCGTAACAGACGTGTCTACTCATCGAAATCTCGGCAAGAAAGACAAGCAGCATGTTTCTCAAAATGACGATTTATACActtacaaaaacatgacaaaaaatatCTACAGGAAGACCTCCGACATCCCTGAACACCACagagaagaggcagagatggTGATCCCCAGTTACGGCTACTTCATCCGTGGTGCCCAAACCACCTTCAGCGGAGTGCTAAGGTTTGTTCACAACATCtgtcccccccacccccacccctccccacTCAATAACTTCTGCTCTCATGAAGTCAATCCATCCAAAATTGTTGAAATCCTCTCACGGATTACTTGGAAGAAAAGTTAGTAAGGCCTATGGGAACAGATTCTATTggcaaaccaaacaaaatagcagaacaaacaataaagtttggTGATTTATGAACGTTGAACTGacaggattttgtttttgtttcagagatCGGCAGTGGAAGTACATCCTGTGCAGATGGACAGACTTTGATTGTGAATTTGAGAATTTATAGAttgtaagcagcatttttatttcCTACCCATAAACAGTTTTAactaaaaatacatatttactctcacaagtaaacaaaaacataatactgTCATTACACATAAGTCATGTGATTCATGTTTTCGTTCATGTATTTACTTTTGATGAATGGATCCACCACAGGCATGTCATATATGCTGGTGTAATCATTGTTTTTTAGTCTAGCATGGAAAATGCTCATTTAAAGGGAACTGTTCAAGTAAACACCAACGTGGAGGGGTCTACGGGGGGATTTGGGCTCCGGCAGGCACATTGGGCAGCTTAAGTGTTTTTCGTTAGGAGCTGGAAGTCCAGCATGTGAAAATTTCAAACTCAATTATTTGTGCACCAAGATCACTCCGCTGATATCACGTGACCGTGATGGCTCAAACAAATTGACTAACACCTTTTTTATGGTCATATGTGAGCTGCAGGGTGTGGCTTGTCGGGATATATATCGCCTTGGAGGTAACACTTGTGCTGGAAGTAATGAAAAGCTCCTTCAGGATCTCTGGCAACACGAGCTTTGCATGCAATGAAAAGTTCCCCACCTGCTTTCAATTGACTTCATATCCCTCCTTTATTAAAGTGTCTTGTTCAGTTTGGCAATTACAGATGTACTGTACTGCAACTCATGTAACTGTACCATGTGAAAATGGGATTAAAACCATCCCCTCCAAAGCCCTTCTTCGGACTACTTTGTAAGCTAATTTATTTATCTACTTTTGTATGTGAAATAACTTTactaacttttatatttactgacATCTTAAAGTGACTGAATCCAACTGCTAAAATTGCAAAAGGTCGTGGGAGGAAAGGATCATGTAGCTACAGCATGTAAAAGTATAAACCATCCATGATATTATCAACAGGTCCTTTGGGCTTAACTTGGCTGACGGTAAACTGCCATAACATGCTGCTGGAAGTGTTTCACATCAGGGATTAATGATTTCACGTGATAGTTTAGAAGAggaaaaagtgtaaacaaatgTATCTCGTGTGACTACTTCCTAAAACGTTTAAAAGAAACGTTTTGGGAAGTAGTTATTCTCTTTCTTGCTGAAGAgaacagatatgagagtggtcTCATATCAAAtcatgaaaaaatatgtttacattgaggccttaaaacacattttttactttGGCAGTAGTAGGTAGAAACAATCCCAACTCAAGGTCTGCTTACTCGCTTTTCTAGATCTTTCAGCCATATCGTATAGTCTGCTTCAATGCTTCACTTTTAATATAATACACGAGAACTCCTAAAAGAGCTTAGAGATTCTTCTTCATGACGACTGAGCAAACTCAGTTCATTGATGAATATCGAGCAAATGTGGTCGAGAGTTTTATAAAAATCtagtttcaaacatttttttacctTTGACGCACATAAAACTTATATTCTATATAACTCAATAGGTAAATGTTCTCCAACTTTCCCACGTCATCAACCAATTGTGAACCTTCCAACTATGAAATACCTTTTTTCCATTgcaaacatggaaaaataaagTGCCTAGCAGCCACTTTGTCTCTCTTGCCCACTTGTTTTGGACGGGACAAGCGGCGTTTCTTTACCAGAACAACTCTCCAAAGTGCAGTTAAAATCTATTCGAACTTAATGGAGTGAGCTGTGCGAAGGTCAGCCGGCACACTGCACCGTCTTGAAAAGAGCCGGGGACCGGGGCCAGTAGCTTTCAGCACTGTTTGTTTATGGCAACTGCTGTCTCAGGGCACAGGGCCAGACACGGCAGTGCGACACAGCTGTCCCCTGAGCCTGTGGACGGTGGCGAGCCACACGACTACAGCGGCCTCCTGCCCTCGGAGACCCGCTGTCGCTGTGGTGGAAGTCGCCTTCCTGAGCTGGAAAAGACAGGGGGATCATTGTCCTGATCtatcctctcctccctccaacACGTTTCATTACGGCTGGATGAAAAACAATCCTTTCAAAACAATATTCACACTGGctgtaattatattttataggAGGAGCCACAAAGCTATTAAAGTCTCCTTACTGCAATCACTTTTGGAATCTGTAGTTAGCCACCATATAATTAAGAGCTAAGTATACATTTATAGCAACAAAGCCCATTGGGATCAAAGAGATTTATTTCCTGATGAAAACGTGCtactgttttaaataaaatacacaagatACATGTCCAGATTATTAACATTTCTATAAATCTTAATGCATACTTATTTTATGAAACACTTGTGGTTGTAAACCTAAATTCACATTGGGAATGTGCCAGATTACATAAAGataatacattaaacatacaagTAATCACCTGTTGGACAACTCTGGGAGTTGACCACGTCAAGCCGCCATCCTCTAaagtaaagtgaagccaatgcagaagtgccaaaaactgcagttcctcaaacgtccacttgaggctggctccagaagtgagtcagtctccataagtccccatgttcaaatgtccaacttcacagcagaaataaacatgtttacagcctggtacaaaaaacagttttggtctctatagctaatttccccatccatgacaactgtactgagggtgaatttttatatgacacacctgttcaaattatattaagacttaaagttgtgtgtaattaattgatttgtcatgtcatttggcccgcctcagatccaccgatgatccacgcctttgccaatttttagtttagctgggaggcggaagaagcagaaacctgtgggtgatgtcacacatacgatgtccattctttatactatcAGTGGAAAATACCAGTACCACTTGATCAATGTAATAACATGTAGACAAACAGAAGTTGGACAATACTGTGTGCACAGCTGATCTAATGAGACACAAAAGACAGAGGTGCAAATAGTTCCACATTAAATTCTCCATAAAGGTTAGCAGCCATGCCAGCATTTCTGTGAGGTTTCGGATCAGCTGTGCTTTAAGCTAAATACTAACAATGCTCACATGTTGATGTCTAGCAGGTGTAATCTGTAATGTTGGCATTATAACATTTGGTCATTAGCATTAAActcaaagcacagctgaggctATTACTTTGCAGGTAATTGGTCCAAAGTACCCAATGATGCAAAGTGAAGTCAAAGTTATCACATTACATCTTTGAGGGGATGATGTCTATTGttataaagtgtttttgtttgccaTAGTACACTCCAGAAGAGCCGCTGTAAGTAATGAGATAAAATAAAGCACTTATATCAACAACAAGAACATAAACCATAATGCCTGTTTAATCAAGCACCAATCATCTCTGAATAAAAGAGAgagcatgtgatgtttttgcatCGAGCTGGTTCAGTTCATTAGCGGTGATCCAGAGAGGCAGAGCTAAAAATGAGACAAATAACAGCTCCTCACAATAAGAGGCTACTCCAACAAGATTGCTTTACGACTCAGAGTGCAGAGCTCGAGCAAATCTAGCCTCTTAAGTTCCTCTATAGTGCCAGACAGACCCCTGTGTTTCTGTACTAATACTCTGTATTACTGAATGTCATTCTTCAAAGGTTTGTTTAAGTGTATCAAAACAAGTTAAGGTTAAGGTTAAgcacatgtttaattaataaaattgaAGTTTAATAAAGctttattaaataaaagctgaaattaGTTGCACGTGTGTTTTCCCTGTCTGCTGACTATCCAGTTTTAATGTTATTGTTGCACCTGGCAGTGGAATGCAATGGAAACATGTCGTCCACCATGTTGGACCAGGCTGAAATATCTCGTTAAATACTGGCTTTGCTctagaagtaaaaaaaaaacgtcagtTTGTACACAACTCGCACAGCACAAATAACTAAAAATACATTGTTGAAACACAGTATTTCTGAATGAACAGAGACTTTTTTAGGCAACCAGAACAAAGTTATGATGATATAATGCCTCATTTCCTTGggagttgtatttttttgtatgctTACAAAAAATCCTTATATaactttgtaaaaaatatatatattttttcaaattaacGGTCACAACCAcagctgttctttgtgtttcaacatggtgaaCAATATTAGCATTGTGCACATTATGATgttaggaggctctatttacagaatttgatgaaatataataatcaactgaaaataagtATCATTATATGTTTGTTAGCTTacaatgagacttttatatctgcagaagacgtgggtcctcttccatgttgaaccgccatgtcAAGGATAAACCAAGCACTGGCTCCAGATAGGGCTTTcgcatttttcatgttttttgtagCCGCTGAAGTTTCCCCTTAAACTAAAGTCAACCGAGAGGGTTGCAATCTGTGTTACAGTGCCAAATGCTGCTACTAGATCCTACACACTTAAACTACATAAAGATCATGactgaatatacagtatattacctCTAAATCTTCGGTTTTGGCGGAGTAttgtaaaatcaaataaaatatttttacagtacttACACCGACTGGAAAACATGTATTAGTACCAGCACTGTAGCGTTCAATATAACattgaatgtttttataattGTTCCTGACAGTTACATACAtctttatattaaattatactgATATAAGATTAAAGTGTTTACCTCCTAAATCAATTAGCTGACCATGAAATGCAAGGAAATGTAACTCATTTGAAGTTATTTCCAGCACCCTGTGACATTAAATCAATCATCCAAACTTTGCAGCTGGTCATGTTCCTAACGCACtgtttcaaaagtaaaaatattctGTTCTCAACCAGAGGAGAAGTGAAGCGCTGTGTTTGGATGTGGGCAGGGAGAGCCCAAGTGAGTGAGCAGCACCATGGAGTGTGACCCTGACCCAGCCCTGGGGCTGCACAGATAGCCTGTTTATTTTAGGGAGCCTCTGCCGGCTCTCGCTGCTCTCACTTGAGGACAAAAACAGCTGCCTCGTTTCATGTCAGACAACAAGGGGCGCAATGTAGGGTAGACCCTCCACTCCAACTCAGTTTGACCAACTCTTTACTGGAGAACCGTGCCGATTTTCCAAGAAGAGCTCTAATGGCGTGAATTCatagcacacatacacaccagaGAACATGACACTGGTGGAGGCAGCTTAAAGGAGTTAGTCCAGATATGTGTCCCTTTGAATTCTGCCTCCACCCTGCTAAAATTGAGATGAATTGAATTTTGCGTGTAGTGGTTACAGAGTACAAAAATTAGTTTCCAATAACAATGTCCTTGTTACTGTAGATAATCCACAAATCCCTCtggaattttaatttaattttaataggAACAATGTCTTCAACTCAAGAGAAAACTTTTGATCACAACTGCCATATCTGCATGACTAGTTACTATTATGGGTAACTGCGAacatgtgttttacattttttggttAACCAATCCCTGAACAGGGTGAATTTTGGTTTCTCTGAAGATGTAATTAGTTTTGTCGTCACATTAAATCAAGACTTCATGGGTGGGATCACAGGATGGAAACAACAATCATGTCTCCTTGTGAGTTAcagtttttatctttatctgtaTAGCATCATAAATGTAGGAGAGAGTCAGAAAGTTAGCAATAGACTCTAATGTCAGTTACACACTTTGCAAACATTATCCACCCTAAATTACTGATTATACCAGACTAAGTCAGGCTGTACCAGCAAAATTGATGTATTGAattgagtatgtgtgtgtcttattcatgtattcagcttttcatttttaaagtaacattgtgtagaaactggtatttttgcaatttagcgGCCCCAGTTTCAGAGAGCAttaccactgttgtaaatatagaCAGTTGAACACACgtatttgttgtgattataTGACTTATGATCAAAATCTAGTGAATCGGCAACTTTACTAacaggtgcaacaacacaagacatagcagccagctaatattacttactagtccagcaAGAagcaagaagtccagctcgtcgtctgtctttcagccttttatttcaccaagctcttgccaatgactaaaagtcagccccagatttactcttgtttgctcagtcactctgtcttttcctcttcttagggcctctttggtctttttgctTCTCTCTTTATGTCCATCGAAGCTGcagagcctggttacattgctcagttgcccagctccagttctggcacaacacctgAAAATCCAGTGGTCCAAAACCCTTTGCTACAAACACTAATACACCCCAGCACccttagtgctgtaaagcatgACATACTTCTCATGGGTGAtcacagagcacaaagttattccagatgacagagacaccattcgCCAGATTTACAAATCAGTGCAgtatcaaaatgatttaaaaccttATTTCATGGTAGAATAGTTACACAACATTGCTTTAAATCAGATGATTGggttctttcctcttttctaaCTTATATAGTCTCAGTTTAATGGCTGCCACCAACatggcatttcattttcaacTACATCACTCCATCAGAAAGCTGACAGATAACCTCAGTTTGACCTGGAGCACATGTGGAAGCATGCGCAGGACAGTTGTTGTTGACCAagtgagacaaaaagagacatgTGGCAACCCGTGGCTTGCTGGGCAGGGCACAGGTTAATAGTGTTGGGTGTTTCCTCTGCCATGATTTTGCTCCTGGAGATAAAGACATATTTAGTCCCAAATGAGGACCAATGA
Above is a window of Larimichthys crocea isolate SSNF chromosome XVII, L_crocea_2.0, whole genome shotgun sequence DNA encoding:
- the dpt gene encoding dermatopontin, whose translation is MNPAPVLVALSLLATVAAQSQDHYDMDWVNTYRQGFNFQCPHGEALVAIRSYYNEQEGMDRLWSFECQATPEGLGEPTDCWWDDISRAGMEWTSTCTRNGVVAGVQSKYFESVLDREWQFYCCYYKRRCPYSCMKTSDIPEHHREEAEMVIPSYGYFIRGAQTTFSGVLRDRQWKYILCRWTDFDCEFENL